A window from Salinibaculum sp. SYNS191 encodes these proteins:
- a CDS encoding orc1/cdc6 family replication initiation protein: MPNNDSTQTTVDEILNIDEGDSEDESDIFEKPWLLEIDNVPDANRIVGRDDHITFLAKNLRKMRTNSVPDNVLEWGETGTGKTLVARHVCERLEAATAGTDSPIVTAYINPDPISTYTSTFRKIAEQVNAKAENPLDVPYQGLSAEHYRDQKLWPVVQREFSGGLVVIIDEIDKHGEVNEVLYTLSRSQSKDDVDFPVLTIGISNDIEFKGEIESRVQSTLQPEHRTFTPYEEDQLIAILENRRDAFYDGVLDDEVIPTTAELAAEEHGDARRAVRLFRNAGEIADEEGDDIVTANHVFEADELVEVELFMEMVKGTPLSGKLLLFALTRLDRNNPEKEWFRTSEIHEVYQTVARDVEVEPKGYNRALELLNKHVTTGVLESKKKEGGDQGSSGRIRSKETWRVHELD, from the coding sequence ATGCCAAACAATGATTCCACGCAAACAACCGTCGACGAGATATTAAATATCGACGAGGGGGATAGCGAAGACGAATCGGATATTTTTGAGAAACCGTGGTTGCTCGAGATCGATAACGTTCCTGACGCCAATCGAATCGTCGGCCGAGACGACCATATCACGTTCTTGGCCAAGAATCTCCGGAAGATGCGGACAAACAGCGTCCCGGATAACGTTCTGGAGTGGGGAGAAACCGGGACGGGGAAGACACTAGTTGCAAGACACGTCTGCGAACGGCTCGAAGCAGCAACTGCAGGAACGGACTCCCCCATCGTTACTGCTTACATCAACCCAGACCCCATCTCTACGTATACCTCCACCTTCCGAAAGATCGCAGAGCAGGTAAACGCGAAAGCAGAGAACCCGCTTGATGTCCCCTATCAGGGCCTCTCAGCCGAGCACTATCGGGATCAGAAATTGTGGCCAGTTGTTCAGCGGGAGTTTTCTGGCGGTCTTGTCGTCATCATCGATGAAATCGACAAGCACGGAGAAGTCAACGAGGTCCTCTACACGCTATCACGGTCACAATCAAAAGACGACGTTGACTTCCCAGTCCTTACAATCGGGATTTCGAACGACATCGAATTCAAAGGAGAAATCGAGTCACGGGTTCAATCGACTCTCCAGCCAGAACACCGAACGTTCACGCCATACGAAGAAGACCAGCTCATTGCAATCCTCGAAAATCGACGGGACGCATTTTACGACGGTGTCCTGGATGACGAGGTGATTCCAACCACAGCTGAACTCGCAGCTGAAGAACACGGTGACGCTCGACGGGCAGTCCGATTGTTCCGAAATGCGGGCGAGATCGCTGACGAAGAAGGCGATGATATTGTGACCGCGAATCACGTTTTCGAAGCTGACGAACTCGTCGAAGTTGAGCTCTTTATGGAGATGGTGAAAGGGACTCCGTTGTCCGGGAAATTACTCTTGTTTGCTCTCACACGTCTTGACCGGAATAACCCGGAGAAAGAATGGTTCCGGACGTCAGAGATTCACGAGGTTTACCAAACAGTAGCACGGGACGTCGAAGTAGAACCCAAGGGGTACAATCGTGCGCTTGAGCTTCTGAACAAGCACGTGACGACAGGAGTTCTCGAATCGAAAAAGAAGGAAGGCGGAGATCAGGGAAGTTCAGGTCGTATTCGCTCCAAGGAGACGTGGAGAGTACACGAACTGGACTGA
- a CDS encoding MarR family transcriptional regulator → MLRRIELEVLATVDRGDTISELATKLDHSESYLSRAVADLVEKGLVYTERDGRRKRVVPSDTRAVERYQDLVRQHSHIDFPDLLTGKALEVLYYLDQPRTVSEIADRSDNYRNTVNRVLKRFRDRGLVGTADGRYEFNADFDRLHEFARELTHHLHRHRLEAVAPKGTILWEDYDEFLAQAETEIDAEGFHETGLARFAAFDLQFLLTGHRYYVYSENLDAVSPAELCCHMLLIDDGSRHRSYCLLLLSHVDVDEADLREQAAKYGLEDEIDALLRYLETHDEVDDDRLPEWDEFQELAADYEVPLPQ, encoded by the coding sequence GTGCTCCGGCGCATCGAACTCGAGGTCCTCGCCACGGTCGACCGCGGCGACACGATCTCCGAACTCGCGACGAAACTCGACCACAGCGAGAGCTACCTCTCTCGTGCCGTCGCCGACCTCGTCGAGAAGGGGCTCGTCTACACGGAACGCGACGGCCGCCGAAAACGAGTCGTCCCGTCGGATACTCGCGCCGTCGAACGGTACCAGGACCTCGTCCGCCAGCACTCCCATATCGACTTCCCCGATCTACTGACCGGGAAGGCACTCGAGGTGCTGTACTACCTCGACCAGCCGCGAACCGTCTCCGAGATCGCCGACCGGAGCGACAACTACCGCAATACGGTCAACCGGGTCCTCAAGCGGTTTCGCGACCGTGGGCTCGTCGGGACGGCCGACGGCCGCTACGAGTTCAACGCCGACTTCGACCGCCTCCACGAGTTCGCCCGTGAACTCACACACCATCTCCATCGCCATCGCCTCGAAGCCGTTGCCCCGAAGGGCACGATTCTCTGGGAGGACTACGACGAATTTCTCGCCCAGGCTGAGACGGAGATCGACGCCGAGGGATTCCACGAAACTGGCCTCGCTCGATTCGCGGCCTTTGACCTCCAGTTCCTGCTTACCGGCCACCGCTACTACGTCTACTCCGAGAACCTCGACGCAGTCTCGCCGGCGGAGCTCTGCTGTCACATGCTGCTGATCGACGACGGCAGCCGTCACCGCTCGTACTGTCTCCTCCTGCTCAGCCACGTCGACGTCGACGAGGCGGACCTCCGAGAGCAGGCGGCGAAGTATGGCCTCGAAGACGAAATCGACGCCTTGCTCCGCTACCTCGAGACGCACGACGAGGTCGACGACGACCGGCTCCCGGAGTGGGACGAGTTCCAAGAGCTGGCGGCTGACTACGAGGTGCCACTACCACAATGA
- a CDS encoding DUF6036 family nucleotidyltransferase, whose translation MRPTFGREYIENEFQRIGDGLSEPLTVFLIGGGAMSLRDLKGATKDIDPAVPDGDAYGQLWAVLMDLGYAEVQSLDPDYRALGATSCVENDDGCRLDIFNQQVANKLVLTDGMQERSEPFLDTDRLTVRLVSNEDIFLFKAIAGRDDDIEDMNMLVQAGLDYDVVRVELEAQIERLGDDQFATFANEALVELEERYGVTTPIEARVQELTNRYYRGLEVLQALDKPMTVDELASELELDTDEVHDRIAYLSTFDRVQRDGDTVRPVE comes from the coding sequence ATGAGACCAACATTCGGACGCGAGTACATCGAGAACGAATTCCAGCGGATCGGGGATGGCCTATCTGAACCGCTCACGGTATTCCTGATCGGTGGTGGTGCGATGTCACTGCGCGACCTCAAGGGGGCGACGAAAGATATCGACCCAGCCGTCCCTGATGGCGACGCGTACGGTCAGCTGTGGGCCGTCCTGATGGATCTCGGGTATGCGGAGGTTCAATCCCTGGATCCAGATTACCGGGCGCTGGGGGCGACGAGCTGCGTCGAGAACGACGATGGGTGTCGCCTCGACATCTTCAACCAGCAAGTCGCGAACAAGCTCGTGCTCACCGACGGGATGCAAGAGCGCAGCGAGCCGTTCCTCGACACGGATCGACTGACGGTCCGGCTGGTCAGCAACGAGGATATCTTCCTGTTCAAGGCAATCGCAGGCCGCGACGACGACATCGAGGACATGAATATGCTCGTGCAGGCCGGCCTCGATTACGACGTCGTCCGGGTTGAACTCGAAGCCCAGATCGAACGCCTGGGGGACGATCAGTTCGCCACGTTCGCGAACGAGGCCTTGGTCGAACTCGAGGAGCGGTACGGAGTGACCACGCCGATCGAGGCCCGCGTCCAGGAACTCACGAACAGGTACTACCGGGGGCTCGAAGTCCTCCAGGCACTCGACAAGCCGATGACCGTCGACGAACTGGCCTCCGAACTGGAGCTGGATACCGACGAGGTTCACGACCGGATTGCGTATCTCTCAACGTTCGACCGGGTCCAACGAGATGGCGACACGGTCCGTCCTGTGGAGTAG
- a CDS encoding ArdC-like ssDNA-binding domain-containing protein has translation MATTSDSSVSFDQTDTRSDEMNSTIEQWIDDLVAGVDDAQASEEFQEWLDVQSRFHDYSYRNTLLIKRQCPEASRVAGYRTWQEEFDRHVKEGESAIWIWAPIISKQCPECENSPSYHEDSDCDYDETPPEEWSDGLVGFKPAPVFDVSQTEGEPLPDLDTEATGDAGDLVEQLTVAADDLGVTVRIVPAEEWTHGEAKGICEQLSLVDVQPLVEVRDRENEADLARTLIHEYAHALLHFDVDDDTERSKREVEAEAVAYVVGRYCGLDTSGSAFYLAAWESDDPEVIRERLGRISRTAEELIDVLEE, from the coding sequence ATGGCTACGACTAGTGACTCGTCGGTCTCCTTCGACCAGACCGACACGCGATCAGACGAGATGAACAGTACCATCGAACAGTGGATCGACGACCTCGTCGCCGGCGTCGACGACGCGCAGGCCAGCGAAGAGTTCCAAGAGTGGCTCGATGTCCAGAGTCGTTTCCACGACTACTCCTACCGGAACACGCTCCTCATCAAGCGGCAGTGTCCCGAGGCGAGCCGGGTGGCGGGCTACCGGACGTGGCAGGAGGAGTTCGACCGCCACGTCAAGGAGGGTGAGTCGGCCATCTGGATCTGGGCACCGATCATCTCCAAGCAGTGCCCGGAGTGCGAGAATTCGCCGAGCTACCATGAGGACAGCGACTGTGACTACGATGAGACGCCGCCCGAGGAGTGGTCCGATGGCCTGGTCGGATTCAAGCCTGCGCCGGTGTTCGACGTCTCGCAGACCGAAGGCGAGCCGCTTCCCGACCTAGACACTGAAGCAACCGGGGACGCCGGCGACCTCGTCGAACAGTTGACTGTCGCCGCTGACGACCTCGGCGTGACGGTGCGGATCGTTCCAGCCGAGGAGTGGACCCACGGCGAGGCGAAGGGCATCTGCGAACAGCTGAGCCTCGTCGACGTCCAGCCGCTCGTCGAGGTGCGCGATCGGGAGAATGAGGCCGACCTCGCGCGGACGCTGATTCACGAGTACGCCCACGCCCTGCTCCACTTCGACGTCGACGACGACACCGAACGGTCGAAACGCGAAGTCGAGGCCGAAGCCGTCGCGTACGTCGTCGGGCGGTACTGCGGGCTCGACACGAGCGGATCGGCGTTCTACCTCGCTGCGTGGGAGTCGGACGATCCCGAGGTCATTCGCGAGCGGCTCGGACGGATCAGTCGGACGGCAGAGGAACTCATCGACGTCCTCGAAGAGTAA
- a CDS encoding DUF6610 family protein, whose translation MSLELSSSASTAREIAAARQADYVAFLHRAPFVVDAVELGFLPGFREDCGYQETQYQNLSLPVGMLDNDFRNPDLERFVDRFFEYEPEVGVIGDVDEIDDVDAHVAAAREIQASYPEAELIVVPKSRAVIDAMPENLVLGYSRGYADRLAHEFSDPADWRGRRVHILGGSPPKQLDAIRQLTRPTLTDEPPADIVGVDWNGLHRGAQFGEFWTADGWDDSGRDADHVTVRKTVRHSLARVREFWRTQGIWPETTPQDEGVAVEYEGPSPADLEDAACTECGTNVWRTRRGPYVAEYDTGAICGYCSYECYFSHRHRNNLEEIAGEQSVYLPPA comes from the coding sequence ATGTCCCTCGAGCTGAGCTCCAGCGCCAGCACCGCCCGCGAAATCGCCGCCGCCAGACAGGCAGATTACGTGGCGTTTCTGCATCGAGCACCGTTTGTCGTCGACGCTGTCGAACTCGGCTTCCTTCCCGGGTTTCGCGAGGACTGTGGGTACCAAGAGACGCAGTATCAGAACCTCAGCCTTCCCGTTGGTATGCTCGACAACGATTTCCGAAATCCCGATCTGGAGCGGTTTGTCGACCGTTTCTTCGAGTACGAACCAGAGGTTGGGGTCATCGGGGACGTTGACGAAATCGACGACGTCGACGCCCACGTCGCTGCGGCTCGTGAGATCCAAGCGAGCTATCCTGAGGCCGAGCTCATCGTCGTTCCGAAGTCGCGGGCGGTGATCGACGCGATGCCCGAGAACCTTGTCCTCGGGTATTCACGGGGATACGCCGACCGCCTGGCCCACGAGTTCTCCGACCCAGCCGATTGGAGAGGGCGGCGCGTCCACATCCTCGGCGGGAGTCCACCCAAGCAGCTCGACGCCATTCGACAGCTGACCAGACCGACACTCACCGACGAGCCACCGGCCGACATCGTCGGCGTCGACTGGAACGGGCTGCATCGTGGCGCACAGTTCGGTGAGTTCTGGACGGCCGACGGCTGGGACGACAGCGGTCGCGACGCCGACCACGTCACCGTCCGAAAGACGGTGCGCCACAGCCTCGCCCGCGTCCGTGAGTTTTGGAGGACCCAAGGAATCTGGCCCGAAACGACACCGCAGGACGAGGGGGTGGCCGTGGAGTACGAGGGCCCGAGTCCTGCCGATCTCGAGGACGCCGCCTGTACCGAGTGCGGGACGAACGTCTGGCGAACTCGCCGCGGCCCGTACGTCGCCGAGTACGATACCGGCGCAATCTGTGGATACTGCAGCTACGAGTGCTACTTCAGCCACCGTCACCGGAACAACTTGGAGGAGATCGCCGGCGAGCAGAGCGTCTACCTCCCGCCGGCGTGA